The Syngnathoides biaculeatus isolate LvHL_M chromosome 16, ASM1980259v1, whole genome shotgun sequence DNA segment ACCGACGGCCGGCGAAACCCGACGGGGTGATTGACAGCCGGCCCCGTCGGCGCATTGACCGGAAACGTTTTGGCGCTCTCGCTTGGATTTTGCCATTTCATACTTTTGCAGCTCTTTACAAACGTTTTGCAAACTCCTCACACGTACTTTGTGGGACATTGAgcagaaatgcacaaaaaaaaaaaaaatctcgtaaCATTTAGAGAGTCCACTTTTTATCCTAAAGCTTTATAAATGATGTTGCCTCTGATTTTATTATTTGGagtcattgcccccccccccccctccccccaacacaAAGACGAAGGAAGATGATTGACGTTTTCCATCAAGCACTTTATTGACCTTGGAAAGATTCATACGAGGGAAGAGATgaatgagcccccccccccccctcctagaGGGAGGGGCCTACTCCCATGATGTCATTGGTGGCCAGGTCGCGACCCAGGAAGTCAGCGGCGACGACATATGGTGGAGCCCGAGAGTTCCTAAAATGGCCAGTAAAAGTCCTTCCGGGGAccgagggaaggagcccaaACGCTGCCCCCGATCCTCGACCCTTTCCCGCCTCCCCAGGGACGTATCCGTGTCGTGGACTACGATGATTAAGCAAGGACAAAGGTGGCGTACTTCTTCATCAAGACGGGAGACTACATCGAACCCCggcatttttgtcatgtttactTGGGGAACCCTCCCATCATTCTCGTGGAAGGCAAATATTGGCGTCATTTTGGGGGTTTTACAATTGCTCAGCATATTTTGTGAATGCAATCATATGTAGGTATATTCACGCAAATGAATGATCTCAAATAGAATTTTCAAAAAAGAAGGCCCCCTAACGACCCAGGCTACTCCTTCTCATTCCCAAATGCAACAAGACTTCCTTTGCACCAATGACTGCTTTCCAGCAACGGACTGGTGGCAAATTGGAGAGGCCGTTTTTCCCTCATGCGATGCGCGCCGTCCGTCCGGCGAGGCGCCGGCGGGGGGCCGAGGTCGCCCCGCCGCAGCTGCGGGACACCGGCGGGTACCTGAATGCGACACAGACGGCGCCCCCCGCAGGTCAACAACTCGAAGCATCAGGAAGAGTTTGCCTGAACTGTGTCAAGTCAGACAAAGGCCacgcccccctcaaaaaaaaaaaaaaaaattacaacgcTGCAGTATGCgcttgcgtgtgtgttttgcaaGGACTCACGCTGCGTCAAGATGGCGAAGGACGCGGCGGTCACATGACAGGCAACGATGCGTGTCCAGCAGCTgtctgcgcgcgcacacacacacaagcacaggaagtgacgtcacggcCGTGCGGCCATTTCTCCCCGAGCCACGTCCGTTTATGCAAAAAGGCAAAGGTGGCGCTCTGGGGTACCGACGTACTTCCTGACGCCGGCGGCGGTCGCGGCCTCGGCGTCACGCTGAGAATCTTCCGGGCTGCGCCGCCTCTCGCCGCCGCTCCTCCGGAGGTTCCTGCGCTCAGCTTCCAGATGCTTCTTCTGACACGGACGCGCACACACTGGCGTCACCCACCGCGGCGATTGGTAGCGGGCCGACGTTCCGGCGGAGGAATCTTACGACTTCGGCGTGAAGCGAGCTTTTGTCGGCTTTGTTCTCCTGCAGATGCTCTGCGGTCCTCAGCAGTTGCTACGGAAACCGCGTGACACTTTTTGCCACGTTGCGCGTGGTCGTTCAACACTTTAACGCGCCGCGTATGAGTCGTTACCTGGATGTGGacctgtttgtgtttgttgtcgTCATGGAGACGCCTGACGGCCTCTTGTAGTTTGTCGCACTCGCGCTGAAGTTTTGAGATGGACGCCTGCACGCACGCAGATACATGCACAAAATGTCCACACGCGTACGCACGCACCCGCGCAAAGTCGTTCGCTGACCTCGTGCTGCGGCCGCACGGCGTCGGCCATTTTGCGCTCCGGGAGAAGATCCGACTTCGCGCCGAGGGCGTGCGGGTCACGGCCTCGTTTGTCGGAGGTCAGTGACGACATCACGCGGTCGGCGGCCTCTCGGAGATCGTCGAGCTGAAGTCAGAGGTTGCGACCCCGCCCCCAAATTTCTGCAGCGCTCCTAATTATTGAACTTCATAAAAGCAAACCGGGTGTGGTCGGCCTTTtgcccagcactcccgcgacgcttgtgaggataagcggctcggaaaaagGACGATCGCGGTCATGTTTCAGGAGACGTCAGAAAGCCCCGTGACCGAAGAGAGCCAATCACGGGCGTCGTGTGTGGTGGAAGGAAGTCTCCAAAATGGAACTCCAATTGGAAATGGGACCCGTTTCCAATTCCAATTCCGTCCGTTTTGTCACGAATTGACACGGCGGTCACCCCCGAATGGCGCTCGTACGCGAGCTTCACCAACTGCACGACTTCTTTCCCGTACCGCCAACGCTCGCCGCTCACCTGCCGACATTCCCGGCTGAGGCGCTCGATGGCGTCCTCGTGGCGCCTGACGCGCTCGTCCAGATGTCTGCACGCTTCCCGCCGATCTGAACGGGAACACGACGAGAAATGACGCCGCGAAGGCGCGAGGACATCGCCGCGCTAAAGCCGAGAGTCGGACGTGACCCGCGTCGCGGACGAGCCGCCGCAGCTCGTCCACCTGCTCCCCGTCCGCCTTTCGCGCCTCCAACGCGTCCACGCGAGCTTCCAGCCGGACGCCGGCGTCCTTCAGGCCGTCCAGCGAGGCCGACGCCAGATCCTGCGGGCGCGTCGCGGCGGCTCGTTAGCGGGCAACAAATGCCGACGGGGCTTGTCGGGCGGGGACCTACCCGGTAGAGCTCCTCGCTCCGCAGCTTCGCGGCGGACGTCTGATCCCGGACGTCCTGCAGGAGCGTCAGGGCCTGCGGCGACAGCAAAGTCAGCTGATGCTAAACGTTTAGCGCCGGCCGACTAGCATGAGCCGGAAGGCTAATTAGCAGAGTGTCTGAAAAGTCACATtcggttgttttggagaaacGCTTCCCGCTGGCCCCACGCCGAGTGCGTCTgcaataaaacaacatttttgcgGTGGGCTTCCAGCCAGGAATTTTGCAGCCCCCGCCTTTTATTTGCATTGCAGCCACATGTCGTGACAAAGGGCGACTTTCAACTCGTTCATCTTTGGAACGCTCAAAGACGTGAACTCTCCCATCCATTGTCTTCGCcacttagcctcacgagggtcacgccAGCGTCGGAGCCGACCCCCGGCCGTGTTGCAGCGGGGTACGCCCCGGACTGGTCGCTCGTCCGTGCGATTGCGACtcttggccggcgaccggttcggggcgtaccccgcctcccgcccgggaccctggtgaggataagcagctcaggtaTTGGATGGATCGACCTGACGCCCACACAACCTTGAGATGCGCGGGGAATTGGAAGCTGACCTGCGCCAGTC contains these protein-coding regions:
- the LOC133514132 gene encoding 227 kDa spindle- and centromere-associated protein isoform X2; the protein is MSRDDDDVTFADLLDLSFGTPRLGVVDLGSLRRLLLAIVTRLGIEQARGSELLDRIRTCEDGLAQALTLLQDVRDQTSAAKLRSEELYRDLASASLDGLKDAGVRLEARVDALEARKADGEQVDELRRLVRDADRREACRHLDERVRRHEDAIERLSRECRQLDDLREAADRVMSSLTSDKRGRDPHALGAKSDLLPERKMADAVRPQHEASISKLQRECDKLQEAVRRLHDDNKHKQVHIQQLLRTAEHLQENKADKSSLHAEVKHLEAERRNLRRSGGERRRSPEDSQRDAEAATAAGVRKQLLDTHRCLSCDRRVLRHLDAAYPPVSRSCGGATSAPRRRLAGRTARIA
- the LOC133514132 gene encoding uncharacterized protein LOC133514132 isoform X1 — its product is MSRDDDDVTFADLLDLSFGTPRLGVVDLGSLRRLLLAIVTRLGIEQARGSELLDRIRTCEDGLAQALTLLQDVRDQTSAAKLRSEELYRDLASASLDGLKDAGVRLEARVDALEARKADGEQVDELRRLVRDADRREACRHLDERVRRHEDAIERLSRECRQLDDLREAADRVMSSLTSDKRGRDPHALGAKSDLLPERKMADAVRPQHEASISKLQRECDKLQEAVRRLHDDNKHKQVHIQQLLRTAEHLQENKADKSSLHAEVKKHLEAERRNLRRSGGERRRSPEDSQRDAEAATAAGVRKQLLDTHRCLSCDRRVLRHLDAAYPPVSRSCGGATSAPRRRLAGRTARIA